The Archocentrus centrarchus isolate MPI-CPG fArcCen1 chromosome 5, fArcCen1, whole genome shotgun sequence genome contains the following window.
GGAACGGTTGGAAGCAATCAAACAGCTAAGTGCTGCGAAGGCATCAATGCAAGTATATGAGCAAGATGAAAATTCAGAAGAAGAAATTAGGCAGTTGCTACATGATTGCAGATTGGAAAGGGAGAAGGAAAGTGACAGAATTGACTACAAGGGTCGAAATGTTAACGCACCAGAGCTTCCTTCTCCACAACATACCGTTACACAGCCACTGCATGATGGCAGTATAGCAGCACTTGCTAGGGTGTTGGCAGATTCTATCAGTGCCAGTCGTCTTCCTATACCAGAGCCAACTGTATTCAGTGGTGACCCTCTGAAGTATAAGAATTGGAAAGCTGCCTTTCAAACTTTGATAGACAGAAAAAATATACTGGCATCTGAAAAAATCTACTATTTAGGCAAGTACGTTGGTGGACCAGCTAAGAAGGCCATTGAAAATTATTTCCTGCTAGGCACAGAGGCTGCTTACATTACAGCATGGGAGGTTTTAGAGGAAAGATTTGGAAACTCTTTCCTTATTGCAAAGGCCTTCAGAGACAAACTAAATGCATGGCCCAAGATTGGCTCCAAGGACAGCTTAGAGCTTCAGGAGTTTGTAGACTTCCTGCATAGCTGTGAAACTGCGGTAACCCAGATTAATGGATTAGAGATTCTTAATGATTGCAACGAAAATCAAAAAATCCTCTCCAAGCTTCCTGACTGGCTGACTTCAAGGTGGAATCGAAAGGTCTTAATAATAGAAGAAGAAACTGGAAGATTTCCAAGCTTTAGCCAGTTTGTACAGTTTCTTATTAAGGAAGCAAAGATTGCATGCAATCCTGTTACCTCACTCCATGCTTTGAAACAATGTGATGGGGAAAGGGCCAAACCACAAGGAAAGCGGGGTCATGCAGCTAAGGTTCTATCAACAAACAGTGATGAGAAGAGTGACACCTTAActtgtggctgtagctcagtaggtagagcaggtcacctactgatcggaaggtcagcggttcgaatcctggctactccgggctacatgccaatgtatccttgggcaagatacttaaccccaagttgctctccgaccgttctgtcggagtatgaatgtgagtgaatgttacttaattaaaaaagcacttagcttcataaaaatggaagtgcttgtatgaatgggagtgcatgggtgaatgtaaacaggttgtataagcgctttgagtgctcatactgagtagaaaagcgctatataagaactagtccatttaccatttaccatttgtgtattttgtgaaaGATCAGGTCACAGTTTGTACAAGTGTAGAAGATTTCTGGAAAAACCAACAGTAGAACGACACAAGTTTGTTCAAGAAAGTAAACTGTGCTTTGGCTGTCTCAAACCTGGACATCATTCGAGAGACTGTAAGAATAGAAATACTTGCAGTACATGCCAGAAAAGGCATCCGACTTGCTTACATGAGGATCGGAAGGAAGAACAGAAGTCAGGAAAGTTTGAAAGAACAAAGGAAGGCGATAGCTGCAGGAAAAGAAACGAACAAGTAGAAGAAACCAGAGCAAGACAAATAAGTGAGGTGACATCTAACAGAGTTCAGCATGACAACACCAGCACTCAGACATCCACAATTATTCCTGTGTGGGTTTCAGCAGTGAAAGAGCCTAACAAAGAAACACTTGTTTATGCACTCCTTGATACACAGAGTGACACAACTTTCATTCTTGAAGAGACAGCACGTTCTCTAAAGGCAAAGGGTGAACAGGTCAAACTCAAGTTATCTACCATGGCCTCTAAGACTACTGTTGTATCATGCCAAAGGCTCTCTGGTTTGCAAGTCAGAGGATTCAATTCAGAGAAGAAAATAACTCTTCCTACAGCTTACACAAGGAAATTCATTCCTGCAAATAGAGATCATATCCCTACACCAGAGACAGCTAGGGCATGGGCTCATCTTGAGCACATCGCTGATAAGTTAGCTCTTCCTCAAAGTTGTGAAGTTGGCTTACTAATTGGCTACAACTGTTCACAAGCTCTTCTTCCTAGAGAAGTGGTGTCTGGTGAAGAAAATCAACCATTTGCACAGAGAACAGACTTAGGATGGAGCATTATTGGATATGCCAGCCCATACATGGATGGTGGAGACGCTATTGGAGTGAGCCATCAAGTTATCACAAGGCAAGTGACACCATCACTCCAGCTTCCATCCAGTCGCAACCATGAAGTTCACTATGTGTGCAGGACACAGATCAAAGAAGTAATCTCATCTGACATAATTAAGGCACTTGAATGTGACTTTAATGAGAAGGTCGCTGAGGACAACTACTTCTCCCAAGATGATCTTCAGTTTTTATCAAAACTGAAACAGGGAATCCGGCACAAAGAAGATGGTCATGTTGAGATGCCTCTCCCATTTAAAGGGGAACGGCCAAACTTACCAGACAATATCCAGTGTGCTGTCCATCGCCTCAAGTACCTAGAAAGAAAGCTAAGGAGAGACAGACAGTATTATCAGGACTACAAAACCTTTATGGAGGAGACTATTACTCACGGAGATGCTGAGAAGGTCCCAGATGCAGATCTTCACAAACACCCAGTGTGGTATATCCCACACCATGGTGTTTATCATCCACAAAAGCCTGGCAAAATACGCATTGTTTTTGACTGTTCTGCCCGGTCTCAGGGAACATCCTTAAATGATCACCTTTTGACAGGTCCAGAACTGACAAATTCCCTTGTTGGTGTCCTGTGTCGCTTTCGCAAAGGAAAAATAGCAATCATGTGCGACATAGAACGCATGTTCCACCAATTTCATGTCAAGACTGAGGACCAAGATTACCTCCGCTTCCTCTGGTGGGAGAATGGAGATTTGGAGTCGGAGCCATCAGTGTATCGTATGAAAGTCCATTTATTTGGTGCTGCTTCTTCCCCAGGCTGCGCTAACTATGGACTTAAACACCTTGCCGCAATTTCAAGAGAAAACTTCAGCAAAAAATCTGTCAGCTTCATAGAAAGAAATTTTTATGTAGATGACGGCTTGACAAGTGTGTCCACTGAAACTGAAGGAATCCAGCTGGTGAATGAAGCAAGacagctctgcagcagaggCAACTTAAAGCTGCACAAGTTCACCTCCAACAGCAAGAATGTATTGTCATCCGTTCCCGAGGAAGAACGTGCTGGTGGAGCCAAAAACTTGGATATGGCTCTCGGTGAACCATACATGGAGAGAGCGCTTGGTGTCCAATGGTGTGTCACATCAGATGAGTTCCAGTTTAGAGTAGTGGTAAAGGAAAACCCTATCACTAGAAGAGGAGTATTATCCACAGTGGCATCAGTGTTTGATCCACTCGGATTTGTTGCACCATTCATCCTTGCAGGGAAGAAAATCCTCCAGCAAATGTGTCATGAGAAAGTTAGCTGGGATGATCCTCTTCCGGATCATCTGCAGCCTCAGTGGGAATCCTGGTTGAGAGGTCTTCAAGATCTAGCCAGCATTAAGGTACAACGATGTTTTTCGCCATCAAGCTTGGGAGAAATCGAACTTCATGAGCTTCACCATTTTTCAGACGCCAGTGCTTCAGGTTATGGAGAGTGTTCATACCTGAGAATAGTGAGTGCATCTGGAGAAGTACACTGTTCCCTAGTGATGGGGAAAGCAAGGGTGGCTCCTTTAAAGGTGACAACTATACCCAGGCTCGAGCTCTCTGCAGCCGTTGTAGCTGTACGCACAAGTGACATGCTCCGGGAGGAGCTCGAAATAGAAAGCCTGAAGGAATACTTCTGGACAGATTCAAGAGTCGTCCTTGGCTACATCAACAATGATGCAAGGAGATTTCACGTTTTTGTAGCAAATCGTGTCCAGCGTATTAGGCAGAGCACTCATCCTGACCAATGGAACTATGTTGCCTCAGAGGACAACCCTGCTGACCACTCTTCTAGGGGACTGACAGCTGTACAGCTAAAGACATCGAACTGGTTTAGAGGCCCAGATTTTCTGTGGCAACTACAGCTCCCAAGTAGGTTGATCATGGTGGGAGAGATTTCAGAAAATGACCCAGAACTACGAAAGGCTCATGCCCACAACCTTCAATCAAGGGAAGAGCGGTCGCTGCTTGATCGTCTTGAAAGGTTTTCAGATTGGACAAGAGCAGTACGGGCAGTAGCCACACTGAAATGTAGAGCGAAGGGCCAGAAACTAAGGTCCAATGAACCCACAACCTTGGAAGAACGTAAGGAAGCAGAAGTTTTTCTTATAAGACTGGTTCAAGCCATGCACTTCCCTAAGAACACAATGAGTCGTAAGCAAAATGGACAAATCAAAGCAACTGACAAGACAAACAAATTGCACAAATTAAACCCATTCCTTGATGAGCAGGGTGTGCTCAGGGTAGGAGGGCGTTTAACCCACTCCAGTCTTCACCCTCACGTGAAACACCCAGCTATCCTTCCCAAGGAAAACCATTTGTCAACACTCCTTATCAAGCATTATCATGAAAGGGTGCAACACCAGGGACGGGGTATGACTGTTAATGAACTGCGAGCCAATGGTGTTTGGATTCTTGGATGCAGTAAGGCAGTCTCGTCACATATTTACAACTGCACAAGGTGTAGGAAGTATAGACGCAGCACTGAAGAACAACGGATGGCTGACCTCCCACAAGAGCGTGCAGAGTTGACTCCACCCTTTACATACTGTGGGATGGACTGCTTTGGACCCATCTATATTAAAGAGGGAAGAAAGGAGTTAAAACGTTACGGACTTTTACTGACATGCATGTGCTCCAGAGCCATACATATCGAGATGCTCAATGACTTAACAACGGATGCATTGATCAATGCTCTGCGCTCATTTATTGCATTGCGTGGAAGTGTCAGACAACTTCGCTGTGATCAAGGCAGCAACTTTATGGGTGCAAGGCGTGAGTTTGCTGAAGCTATGAAGGAGATGGATGGAGAGAAACTCAAAAAATTTGGATGTGAGTTCATTATGAATACTCCATCTGCGAGTCATCAAGGTGGCCTTTGGGAACGGCAAATACGAACGGTACGTAATGTCCTTTCATCCATCCTTGACCAGTCGGATAAAAGACTTGACAGCAGTTCTTTAAGAACTTTCCTCTACGAGGTTATGGCAATTGTAAACAGCAGGCCATTAACAACAGAACATTTGCACAATCCATCTGGTCCAGAACCTTTGACGCCTAATCACATCTTGACTATGAAGTCCAGCGTTATTGCTCCCCCTCCTGGAAGGTTTATCAAGGAAGATCTGTACCTTCAAAAACGATGGCGCAGAGTACAGTTCCTAGCCAACAGCTTTTGGGCACGGTGGAAGAAGGAATATTTGTTAAATCTTCAGAACCGGCAAAAATGGAGCAAGGTGAGAAGAAATGCAA
Protein-coding sequences here:
- the LOC115779913 gene encoding uncharacterized protein LOC115779913, translating into MSVTNASKDYDKHEERNNTKPQEYPPLCSSPPQNIDGLQETQGTLEVQTSTSKCPQTTQDVQQAPRKSHRSRTLTEKGREMLKPRIKELEQSFKIKYEKWKVLAKDAHHSLSGSCSDEELQTIINNISCASRELNTAYENWRKVDNPDNNARRRIDSSEEITKNVIETAKCYLRGKKPVDTQFIGHESFLMSEKSYHTSKHSQSSSVCKDSQRSSRVTSKCSSATSMSRQEAAAKIAAAEATLEIIHEQQCQQAELLRLEAEDKRQIAEQTAEACRRRLRMEEEEALLKAKLEVENAARRKILEDKRRELERLEAIKQLSAAKASMQVYEQDENSEEEIRQLLHDCRLEREKESDRIDYKGRNVNAPELPSPQHTVTQPLHDGSIAALARVLADSISASRLPIPEPTVFSGDPLKYKNWKAAFQTLIDRKNILASEKIYYLGKYVGGPAKKAIENYFLLGTEAAYITAWEVLEERFGNSFLIAKAFRDKLNAWPKIGSKDSLELQEFVDFLHSCETAVTQINGLEILNDCNENQKILSKLPDWLTSRWNRKVLIIEEETGRFPSFSQFVQFLIKEAKIACNPVTSLHALKQCDGERAKPQGKRGHAAKVLSTNSDEKSDTLTCGCSSRQHVL
- the LOC115780619 gene encoding uncharacterized protein LOC115780619, whose translation is MASKTTVVSCQRLSGLQVRGFNSEKKITLPTAYTRKFIPANRDHIPTPETARAWAHLEHIADKLALPQSCEVGLLIGYNCSQALLPREVVSGEENQPFAQRTDLGWSIIGYASPYMDGGDAIGVSHQVITRQVTPSLQLPSSRNHEVHYVCRTQIKEVISSDIIKALECDFNEKVAEDNYFSQDDLQFLSKLKQGIRHKEDGHVEMPLPFKGERPNLPDNIQCAVHRLKYLERKLRRDRQYYQDYKTFMEETITHGDAEKVPDADLHKHPVWYIPHHGVYHPQKPGKIRIVFDCSARSQGTSLNDHLLTGPELTNSLVGVLCRFRKGKIAIMCDIERMFHQFHVKTEDQDYLRFLWWENGDLESEPSVYRMKVHLFGAASSPGCANYGLKHLAAISRENFSKKSVSFIERNFYVDDGLTSVSTETEGIQLVNEARQLCSRGNLKLHKFTSNSKNVLSSVPEEERAGGAKNLDMALGEPYMERALGVQWCVTSDEFQFRVVVKENPITRRGVLSTVASVFDPLGFVAPFILAGKKILQQMCHEKVSWDDPLPDHLQPQWESWLRGLQDLASIKVQRCFSPSSLGEIELHELHHFSDASASGYGECSYLRIVSASGEVHCSLVMGKARVAPLKVTTIPRLELSAAVVAVRTSDMLREELEIESLKEYFWTDSRVVLGYINNDARRFHVFVANRVQRIRQSTHPDQWNYVASEDNPADHSSRGLTAVQLKTSNWFRGPDFLWQLQLPSRLIMVGEISENDPELRKAHAHNLQSREERSLLDRLERFSDWTRAVRAVATLKCRAKGQKLRSNEPTTLEERKEAEVFLIRLVQAMHFPKNTMSRKQNGQIKATDKTNKLHKLNPFLDEQGVLRVGGRLTHSSLHPHVKHPAILPKENHLSTLLIKHYHERVQHQGRGMTVNELRANGVWILGCSKAVSSHIYNCTRCRKYRRSTEEQRMADLPQERAELTPPFTYCGMDCFGPIYIKE